The Christiangramia forsetii KT0803 DNA segment GAAATTTCTGGACACCGTATCGAATATTAGCGCTATTATGATATTCAATAAATTTGAAGCGCAAAGGTATAATACGAAGGCGATGCCAAAGTATTTCAAATATGTTTTTAGATTGACTACTTCTTGTGTATCCTTTCTGCCTAAATAATTGACAATAACTTTGATTAAAATAAAAATAGTAAAAGCTGCTAAAAATTGTCCAACGGGTCCATCTGGCAGAAATGCCATTTTCAATTTTTGACCTACTACGATTCTATTATTTACGACTAGGACATAGCTTAAGAGAAAGATGAATAGTATGAAATACTTGTCAATCTGTAAAAAATTCAATAGTTTTTTCATGGAGAGGCAAATTAAGAAACTTCCTTAAAAACATAGTTGTCTGGTTTCAAGGAAGTTTGAAATTAAGGGGTAACTATTCTGGCCATGAATTCGTTACTTTTCCTTCATCATCATATACTTCCAGCTTTACATTATTGCCTTTATCAACATAAAACATAGCTTTTGTCTCCCCATTTTCTCCAAATAGAAACAATCCATTATTCTGACTTCCCGTTTTTCCTAAGACTATTCTTGGAGTTGCACCAATAAGTCCTTGATCTGCATATTCTTTATATTTTTGTCTTCTTATTTTTTTATCTTCGATAAGCTCAAGTTCTTCCATGACTTTAGTGACTTCTTGCTGGGTTAAATTGGCCGTGCGGTCATTAAAAACTAATGAACTACTCACCATTCTTTCCTCTCCTTTTTTAAAATCAATATTTCTCAGTTGCATCACTTGATCACCATCATATTGATCATAGGTTAATGAAAGCCCGGAGCTATGGCCATTTTCATCCTTAGCACCATCATATATAAATCCGCCACATTCAATCCCATCTTCATTAAAATATAGCATTCCAGAGCGCTTTTTTCTGTTTTTAGTGACTTCTCTACCATTTACTGTAGCCGATCCATTTGGAAATTGTTCTACATTAGTAATTATCATTTTAACGGTGCCATCAGATTCTACAATATTGATGCGCTCAACATCAATAGTTCCAAATTTTTGATTTTCTTTCGTTTTAAAAGCAAATAATAGCATTGCAGTTATAACTGCTACTGTGCATATTGCAAACGTTCTTAAGACCACTAATTCTCGATTGATATTTTTCATTGTATTTATTTTTTTGAGTGTTTAATTATTTGAAGCAATACTAGCGCTATAAAAAAAACACGACAAAGTAGAAGTAATGAGTGCAGGAAAATATCGAATGAATAAAGGAAAAAACAGATTAAACGATTTTAGCACAGCACTCTCTTATTTGCAATAGACCGCTCACTTTTATTGGTCTTTGATAAGTTTCAATTTTTATGAGAAAACATAGATCGATTTAAATTACCACTCAAAAATTGTTAATAGCTTGGTTGAAAACTATTTAAAGTGCTCAAAAATTTAAGGCTAATGTCTTCGTAAATTGCAAATACCCCAACTATACCCTACTTATAATAGCTGAATTCGAAACCTACAGTAATTATTTTACTGATAAATCAGACTATATGAGATTTTTTTTGCACCAAATCAAATTGATCGAACAGACAGATGCCGATACTACTATTATCAGCCTTCTGTTTAAATTCATTTTAATAACGGGAATTGCGTTACTGGTATTTTTTCTCACGGCTCAAACGTATACACCGGCATCTTTCAATGATAATAAAAGATCATTACCAGAAATGCTAAAAACCAATCCGCCTGCACCTTACTAAAAAATACGTATAGAATTTTTGCGTATTACTACCCTTGTGCAAATAGATTAGCTTTTAATCAGAGGTGTAAATTCCATTATTCCCCCGCACCTCTATTATAATTCGGAAGCTAGCAGATTTTTTAGAGCTATTCCTGCCAGATTTTTTAAATTAGTAGAATATGCTGAAGAATATTAAAACTCTGATTTTTGACGTAAATGAAACCTTATTGGATCTGGATCCCTTAAAGACTAGTATAAATGAAGCACTAGGAAATAATCAGGCTACAGATGTCTGGTTTGCAGAACTGCTCCAATATTCTTTGGTGGAAAGTGTGACGAATACATATCATGATTTTAGCGAGATTGCAGCGGCAATTTTAAAAATGAATGCCAAAAAATATGATAAAGAGTTTTCCGAAGAAGAAATAAAAGACATTTTAAAACCAATAAGTCAATTAGAAGCCTATGCCGATGTTGTGGAAGGACTGGAAAAATTACAGAAAACTGACCTCCAATTAATCGCTTTTAGTAACGGAAAACCTTCTGTATTAAAAGAACAATTGGAATTTGCCGGTCTTTCGAAATATTTTGATAAAATTCTAAGTGTAGATCCGGTTAAAAAATATAAACCACATCCTGAAACCTATGAATTTGTATTGAAAGAAGCCGGTACTAAAAAAGAAAATTCCATGATGGTAGCAGCACATGGTTGGGATATAACCGGAGCTATGAGGGCAGGCTTAAGAACCGCTTTTATTCAACGTCCGGGAAAGTTTATATTTCCACTCTCTCAAAAACCAACTATAGAAACCAGTGATATTCTAACTTTAGCCCTGGAATTGGGATGTTAAGCGAATTACTTTAACTAAAAAACCACGCTGGTAAATAATCAGCGTGGTTTTTTTATACTCTATAGATAGATTCCTAGAAATCGAAATTAAAAGTAAAATTAACTCGACCTCCTTCATCTCCAACATAGTATCCTATATTTCCTGTAAATGCTTTGAAAGCATTTATGAAAATAGATCCACCATAATTAGTGTGCCAGTCGCTACTGTTGTCATCATCAACCCAAACTCTACCATAATCAAAACCTAAACTGGCTCCAAGTCTAAGCGGGACAAAATTGGTTCTAAATTGTGTAATACCACTTCTTAAATCAATATTCTGGTAAAAAGCATATTTCCCATTAAAACGTTCATTTCTATATCCGCGAAGACTGTTCATATTTCCACCTCCTAAAGTAGCACCATGATAGAACTCATAATTATCTCCAATGATGGCTTCACCACCAATTTTTGTTGCAAGTGCGGCAAAACCACTTTCGTGCAGCGGATAGTTTAATGATAGCATCGGTTTTATGTACGCAAACCTATTATCGTATTCATCGATATTGGTTTTATAACCTGCGGTGACATCTAATTCCATACCTCT contains these protein-coding regions:
- a CDS encoding haloacid dehalogenase type II, with protein sequence MLKNIKTLIFDVNETLLDLDPLKTSINEALGNNQATDVWFAELLQYSLVESVTNTYHDFSEIAAAILKMNAKKYDKEFSEEEIKDILKPISQLEAYADVVEGLEKLQKTDLQLIAFSNGKPSVLKEQLEFAGLSKYFDKILSVDPVKKYKPHPETYEFVLKEAGTKKENSMMVAAHGWDITGAMRAGLRTAFIQRPGKFIFPLSQKPTIETSDILTLALELGC